The region TTCTAACATAGAAGTGATATTGAAGGATAGAAATAGAATATAAATTTTATATTTGCACCCAAAATAAATTCTAATGAAAAAAATAATCAACACCGTAAATGCGCCTGCAGCTATCGGACCTTATTCACAAGCTAATTTGGCAAACGGAGTTTTGTATATTTCCGGACAGATTCCTGTAGATCCTGCAACTGGTAAATTGGTAGAAGGAATTGAAAAAGAAACGCATCAGGTAATGAAAAACCTTGAAGCTATCCTTACAGAAGCTGGGATGACATTTAAAAACGTTGTAAAAGCAACGATCTTCCTTAAGAATATGGATGATTTTGCTGTAATGAATGATATTTATGCTTCTTACTTAGATGCGGATAGCTATCCTGCCCGTGAAACGGTTCAGGTTTCTTGCTTGCCAAAGAATGTTGATATCGAAATTTCTATGATTGCACATCAGGATTAAGTAGGAATTCATGAATTTTTTAAGAAATACATTGGCGGTTATTGTAGGGCTCGGTATTGCGGGGCTTATTATTACTCTTGGGATAAGAGTGTTTCCACAATGGGTTACTTTTGACGCTTTTGCTCCGTTTGAGCATTGGCAGAGATTTCTTCAGAGTATGCAGGGTGATAAAGCCTTTTTTGGATTTCTCTTGTTTATTTCCGGCTTAGGAACTACAGTAGGAGGAGTAGCAACGGCAATTATCGTTAAATATGCTAAAGTGGCTTATGCTATTCTTATTGGTTTCATCATGTTGTTTATAGCAATGCTGGATGTTATCATTTTCCCATATCATCCTACCTTTTACAAAATTTCGATTTTTCTTACCTTTTTTCCATTCTCTTGGATCGGGGGAAAAATTGTTGAAGTATTGTATGAACGAAGTAAGAAAAAAAGAATTGCTGAAAAAATGAATAAATCTTAAAATACAAAATAAAAACGCTGCAATTCTGCAGCGTTTTTATTTTGTATGAAGTTAAGTTTAGCTCTTTAATTAAGGCATTTTGAAACCTCTTGTGTAGATCTGTCCGTAAGCGTCTACAAATTTTACCTGTACATTTCCTGAATATTTATCAAGGATTTTCTCAACGTCTTTCTGTGAGTTTACCGGTTTTCCGTTGATTTCAATTACAATATAATTGTCTACAATTCCGATTTTGGCAACTTCACCTCCTTCTGCTACATTAGTGGCAATAACCCCGCTGTTTAATCCATAATCCGTTTTGAATCTTTCATCCAAAGGCTTAAATTCTGCTCCTATTTTTTCAGTGACGCTTAGGTCTGCTTTAGTTCTTGTAGAAGTACCTCCTTTTTGATCTCTAAGAGTAGCTGTCGTTATATTTTCTTTACCGTTTCTTAAGTAAGTTACCTGTACTTTATCTCCTGGTCTCTTGCTTCCGATGGCAGCAGAAAGATCAGCGAAATCTGTAATGGCATAAGAGTCAATTTTAGTAATAATATCTCCTTTTTTGATTCCTGCATCTTCCGCACCGCTATTCTCTCCGAAACCGGTAACATACATACCAGATCCTGCTTTTATATTCGTCTTCTGATCCTTATTATAAGCCGCTACTAATTGATCATTTGAAAGATCTATCGTGGTTACTCCAAGGAATCCTCTTTGAACGATACCGAATTTTTTAATGTCTTCAACGATTTTTCTGGCAAGGTTGGAAGGAATTGCAAATCCATATCCCTGATAATACCCTGTTGTAGACTGAATCGCTGAGTTAATCCCGATAAGATCTCCGTTTGTATTTACCAAAGCTCCTCCTGAGTTTCCTGGATTAATTGCAGCATCCGTCTGAATGAAACTTTCAATAGGATTGGCTGCCTTTCCTTGTGAGCTTAAAATTCCGATGCCTCTTCCTTTAGCAGAAACAATACCTGCGGTAACTGTAGAATTTAATCCAAGTGGATTTCCTACGGCAAGAACCCATTGTCCTACTTCAATATTGTCAGAATTGGCAAAATTTAAATATGGTAATCCCTTTTCTTCGATTTTTAATAGAGAAATATCCGTGTTTGGATCAGTTCCTACCAAAGTTGCTATATAAGATTTTTTATTGCTTAAAACGACTTCAAGTTTATTGGCTCCGGCTACAACGTGATTGTTGGAGATAATATAACCATCCGGCGAAATGATTACTCCTGATCCCATCCCCGATGGCATATTGTCAGGAGTCTGTTGCTGTTGTCTTTGCTGACCTCTTCCGTTTTGAGGACCGAAGAAGAAATCAAAAATATCCTGCTCCGACGCTCTGCTCGTTGATCTTGATTGATAGTTCTTAATAGTAACTACTGCAGGAACTGTTGTTTTCGCCGCTTTTACAAAATCTTCACCTACTGCTCCGGAATTCATTCCTGTAAAAGAAACATTCGACGCCGATTTTGTAAAGTATGATTGGTCTCCGTTGTTGGAATCATGATTAAAATATTGCAATGCTCCAACGGTAGTAGCTCCGGACATAACGCCTACTACTGCAAATGGTAATAGTTTTTTTAAAGTACTCTTCATTGTATATCTTTCTTAATTATTTATGTTATTTATCTTTTCGTTTTATTGTAAACAAATTTAATGCTAAATAGGTAAGCAATTGGTATTAAATGTTTCACTTTTAACTAAAATTTAACTACAATAACATTATTTTAGATGTTATGTGGTAATTATTTGTCACTATTAACTAATCTTAAAAATTTATTAAATGACAATATGACATATTGTAAGATGAGTAAAGAGATTGAAAAGTTAAATTCTGTAATTTAATCTATAAATTTCATTCCAAAACTTGATAAAGAAGATAAGATATTATTGATATTAATCACTTACTAACCAGAATTCAGTTAAAATTAAATGATTACCTTTGCAAAAATTTTTCTCACTTAAAACGTTTATAGCATGCAACTGTACAACACCTTAAGCGCAGAAGAAAGAGCTCAACTTATTGATGAAGCTGGTAAGGAACGTCTTACATTGTCTTTCTATGCGTATGCCAAAATTGAAGATCCCAAAAAATTTCGCGACGATTTATTTATAGCCTGGAATGCTCTTGATGCATTGGGTCGTATTTATGTTGCTCATGAAGGAATTAATGCTCAGATGAGTGTTCCTGCAGACAATTTTGAAGCATTTCGTGATACATTGGAAGCATATGACTTTATGAAAGGCATTCGATTGAATGTCGCAGTTGAGCAGGATAATCATTCTTTTTTGAAATTAACTATCAAAGTTAGAAACAAAATCGTTGCAGATGGTTTGAATGATGATACTTTTGATGTTACCAATAAAGGAGTTCATTTAAAGGCACAAGAGTTTAACAATATGTTAGATGACCCAAACACGATTGTAGTAGATTTTAGAAATCACTACGAAAGTGAAGTCGGGCATTTTGAAGGAGCAATTACTCCTGATGTAGAAAATTTCAGAGAGAGTTTACCAATTATTAATGAACAGCTACAGGATTTTAAGGAAGATAAAAACCTGCTGATGTACTGTACCGGTGGAATTCGTTGTGAGAAAGCAAGTGCTTACTTTAAGCATCAGGGATTCAAGAACGTTTTCCAATTGGAAGGCGGGATTATTGAATATACCCGTCAGATCAAAGAAGAAGGAATTGAAAGTAAATTCATAGGTAAAAACTTTGTATTCGATCACCGTTTAGGAGAAAGAATTACAGATGATATCATAGCGCAGTGTCACCAATGTGGAAAACCTTGTGACAATCATACCAATTGTGCCAACGATGCTTGCCATTTATTGTTTATTCAATGTGATGAATGTAAGGCTGCGATGGAAAATACTTGTTCTACCGAATGTTTAGAAATCATTCATTTGCCTTTGGAAGAACAATTGAAACTGAGAAAAGGATTGCAGGTAGGTAATAAGGTATTCAGAAAAGGAAAATCTGAAGCTTTGAAGTTTAAAAATTCCGGAGATCTGTCAACACAGACTTTGGCAAAAGCGAAACCTGAAACGAAGGATATCCGTCAGAAAATAAAGATCAAAAAGACATTGATCGGAAAGGCAGAGCATTATTATTCCAAATCAAAAATTGCACAGTTCTTGATTGAAAATAAAGAGCTTTCTGTAGGAGATAAAGTTTTGATTTCGGGACCGACAACGGGAGATCAGGAAGTTATCATTACTCAAATTTTTGTAAACGGTGATTTCAGTGATTCTGCAAAAGCAGGAGATCAAATTACTTTTGAGCTTCCTTTCAGAGTCCGTTTATCTGACAAATTATATAAAATTGTACAGCCGTCTGAAAACGCGTAATCATTATGTTAAAAGCCGAGCTTAGAAAAAAATATATGCAACAAAGAAAAGCCTTGTCAACCGATGAGGCTTTCTTGTTATCTGAAAAGATCTTTGAAAATTTTATTAGTTACTTTAAGCCTGAGCACGGAGAAAAGGTACATGTTTTCATTCCTATTTTGGAGAGAAACGAAATTAATACACAACTATTCATTGATTATTTTTTTAAGCAGAATATTCGTGTTTTTGTGCCTAAGGTTGTTGATGATCAATTAATTCATATTGAAATTTTTGCAGATACAATTTTTGAAACCAGTCATTGGGGAATTCCGGAACCTGTTTCCAATGAGGATTTAGGGGAAACTTTTTTTCATTATGTGATTACGCCACTTTTATATTGTGATAAGAAGGGGAATAGAGTGGGATATGGAAAAG is a window of Candidatus Chryseobacterium colombiense DNA encoding:
- a CDS encoding RidA family protein, with protein sequence MKKIINTVNAPAAIGPYSQANLANGVLYISGQIPVDPATGKLVEGIEKETHQVMKNLEAILTEAGMTFKNVVKATIFLKNMDDFAVMNDIYASYLDADSYPARETVQVSCLPKNVDIEISMIAHQD
- a CDS encoding trypsin-like peptidase domain-containing protein; translated protein: MKSTLKKLLPFAVVGVMSGATTVGALQYFNHDSNNGDQSYFTKSASNVSFTGMNSGAVGEDFVKAAKTTVPAVVTIKNYQSRSTSRASEQDIFDFFFGPQNGRGQQRQQQQTPDNMPSGMGSGVIISPDGYIISNNHVVAGANKLEVVLSNKKSYIATLVGTDPNTDISLLKIEEKGLPYLNFANSDNIEVGQWVLAVGNPLGLNSTVTAGIVSAKGRGIGILSSQGKAANPIESFIQTDAAINPGNSGGALVNTNGDLIGINSAIQSTTGYYQGYGFAIPSNLARKIVEDIKKFGIVQRGFLGVTTIDLSNDQLVAAYNKDQKTNIKAGSGMYVTGFGENSGAEDAGIKKGDIITKIDSYAITDFADLSAAIGSKRPGDKVQVTYLRNGKENITTATLRDQKGGTSTRTKADLSVTEKIGAEFKPLDERFKTDYGLNSGVIATNVAEGGEVAKIGIVDNYIVIEINGKPVNSQKDVEKILDKYSGNVQVKFVDAYGQIYTRGFKMP
- a CDS encoding rhodanese-related sulfurtransferase, whose translation is MQLYNTLSAEERAQLIDEAGKERLTLSFYAYAKIEDPKKFRDDLFIAWNALDALGRIYVAHEGINAQMSVPADNFEAFRDTLEAYDFMKGIRLNVAVEQDNHSFLKLTIKVRNKIVADGLNDDTFDVTNKGVHLKAQEFNNMLDDPNTIVVDFRNHYESEVGHFEGAITPDVENFRESLPIINEQLQDFKEDKNLLMYCTGGIRCEKASAYFKHQGFKNVFQLEGGIIEYTRQIKEEGIESKFIGKNFVFDHRLGERITDDIIAQCHQCGKPCDNHTNCANDACHLLFIQCDECKAAMENTCSTECLEIIHLPLEEQLKLRKGLQVGNKVFRKGKSEALKFKNSGDLSTQTLAKAKPETKDIRQKIKIKKTLIGKAEHYYSKSKIAQFLIENKELSVGDKVLISGPTTGDQEVIITQIFVNGDFSDSAKAGDQITFELPFRVRLSDKLYKIVQPSENA
- a CDS encoding 5-formyltetrahydrofolate cyclo-ligase, translated to MLKAELRKKYMQQRKALSTDEAFLLSEKIFENFISYFKPEHGEKVHVFIPILERNEINTQLFIDYFFKQNIRVFVPKVVDDQLIHIEIFADTIFETSHWGIPEPVSNEDLGETFFHYVITPLLYCDKKGNRVGYGKGFYDGFFESISQEVKKIGVNYFNPDENIDDVWENDIPLDYLVTPADVLSFGKGLE